A DNA window from Turicibacter sp. TJ11 contains the following coding sequences:
- a CDS encoding DUF5057 domain-containing protein: MKQRYLTILFSILMTILCVVITPVKADEQINNTKDVSSLEKLKPHIDFTYLGITPSNPMVGQEFTVRYKLTPQPFQHNISKPKEIVLVLDGSGSMSGTKLENLKNAAEEFITKMREVDNLKVAIVVFSSNGTINPISVNGTKSLKSVDSSQHSVPNYTSFTDEYFLDIQDPRLITMIDNIKAQGGTNTGDGLRKAEYLLGQKGDSTANKTIILMSDGLPTFYSGSSQSEKNYYTEFKDDSVGNFKTDRKGKVTYYSPYLKGTGTDSNESNVTTSTEYAKKIGNIIRSNNYNIFSIGYELGDSNSIANQKLKEIHTSMGGIVTGDNNTFFASDEGAIDTVFTRIAEQLIKSYSFNDAQLNLELPDSVTLLEETAVVNGIKIDPIVYELGENNWYHAPEQFIEFKIKVDAVGDIKIFNPDTRLTYTDISGNKQSIPIESPTITIAPFDVDSSNKLQLDFQSLSNGYLIGDTAIARVTAIRPNVNNIKFNRLNFTVNSIPSNLQLVGEDVTLNFGTVTQTASLDYKFIINDDSNITYENLKQYEVDGSYNYEIKQGDSSKTESGSGSTIINVKRGQIRVKVIDEAEANISQLSTISIKGSNYQGIYQDGYIIFDTIPSGNYELLLEQLPEGLQISEENRNAKVMINFDRNIGEYIFQVEGVYEEEHPSVSPIVKDSISILEIQPADSFTLTTNSDGSKIRTGKEDGTIKVNNNEYKVSITHTSMPEFIGKAEKIDGKYDIVVLGRYVDPSITNSNDELNQYRYRDYYYDRGDNNEENDITVRKANELIEFMNKNQLVYIDSNIINNTTNSNSDYMKTNLYKIFSTDQNRSQKNLKTNFTTSKESGANIVTLQQVIKDYISLDPKEKGFTISLIDPVPNDITTDDINAVDGKAENRNRYLDLTVRNADNSKENVTLNLYLDLNGDGLYSEDEIAVSRDHLALPLENYKLDFSIHPDFIGLLEWKLEVIREDTNQTKTYLTGSNFFHRLTEEKKKINVLQITAQGIYDEVDGEGNTDEDKNYQVLNLKSNDDFTNLLSAVELKDYDITIDIIYYEQYIKYLNSSDDELDESKLKFKYLNGYYDMVICGFQDVYGRNAFGGDNNDKDKSKYSDSLKFVDSLIEFVRTGQGLMLTHDTIEKNSTPIMFNTFRVFSGQSRYPTISDGEIVNDFNGDKINYDQNTKGTNTNGLTIWGLMGDSEGATNSMSTGVYQTNNALITSYPYVLTDEEEEGLLRIRRTHGQYYQLNLEDEEVIPWYSFSPNNKGENGGRRPQFNTWINSVNPYDVRNNYYTYSRGNITFSGTGEQRREYIHYPKSELKLFVNTIIKAERGANHRPTVEVQNIENEQQISLSQNKIEFNVIPRDIDLDLMDVTIEVSACKDNKCSVVGTPIIYKNQKDNESFQVTLDQVLLSQVSTDTNQLKIKVYAVDEHEAKSEEVIKTLEIVDLDLLTVSLSPQDGNTGFLVGDTIDLVANFSKSENYNSKYTSLNYNLSLIPSSLQLIGESNRNLGELTNQFAETIYKLVIKENSAFSPSNTISLKVEGKSSYCINSCTTTITGDQSLTLGIKKGQIRIKLISEQFSEQLLQTKLTVQGKDNNKEWTVKPNSAGEFVVDNVPTGKYSLEVELPDGLKNLEVIQQSGNENKNVDLKKGLQFEINYEKNIYEGNFIFIEPQTDINHGLYGGLDESNNQFKIIPSEVTQSGEDLRKEFVGGSTVNFAGIFTYKSSLQSVQLLVDKAFNISENNVKAYKILTTNSGVKLEEIQNVEVYSARQQSNDLIMFNFVNKIPINTPVLIHYSVKVPDINNGIYTNTLRVGTKEKSTSIKSIKQINEDKTENLPYLF; encoded by the coding sequence GTGAAACAACGTTATTTAACAATTCTTTTTAGCATATTAATGACAATATTATGTGTAGTCATTACTCCCGTTAAGGCAGATGAACAAATAAATAATACTAAAGATGTAAGTTCTTTAGAAAAACTTAAGCCTCACATTGATTTTACTTATTTAGGGATAACACCAAGTAATCCAATGGTCGGGCAAGAATTCACAGTACGATATAAATTGACACCACAACCATTTCAACATAACATTTCTAAACCGAAAGAGATTGTATTGGTATTAGATGGTTCAGGGAGTATGAGTGGAACAAAATTAGAAAATTTGAAGAATGCTGCGGAAGAATTCATTACTAAAATGAGAGAGGTAGATAATTTAAAAGTTGCTATTGTTGTTTTTTCAAGTAATGGAACCATAAATCCAATTAGTGTAAATGGAACAAAATCTTTGAAATCAGTGGATAGCTCACAACATAGTGTTCCAAATTATACTTCTTTTACAGATGAATACTTTTTAGATATTCAGGATCCTCGATTAATAACGATGATTGATAACATAAAGGCTCAAGGAGGGACTAATACTGGAGATGGATTAAGAAAAGCTGAGTATTTATTAGGTCAGAAAGGTGATTCAACAGCGAATAAAACTATCATTTTGATGTCAGATGGATTACCTACATTTTACTCTGGAAGTTCGCAAAGTGAAAAAAATTACTATACAGAATTTAAAGATGATAGTGTAGGTAATTTCAAAACAGATCGGAAGGGAAAAGTTACTTATTATTCTCCTTATTTAAAGGGAACAGGAACTGATAGTAATGAATCCAATGTTACCACATCTACTGAATATGCTAAAAAAATAGGAAACATTATTCGTAGTAATAATTATAATATTTTTTCTATAGGTTATGAATTAGGAGATAGCAATTCAATAGCAAATCAAAAACTTAAGGAAATTCACACTTCAATGGGAGGTATCGTAACCGGAGATAATAATACGTTTTTTGCTTCTGATGAGGGAGCTATTGATACTGTATTTACAAGGATTGCAGAACAATTAATCAAGAGCTACTCTTTTAATGATGCACAGTTAAATTTAGAATTACCGGACTCAGTGACATTGTTAGAAGAAACGGCTGTTGTTAATGGGATTAAAATTGATCCAATTGTTTATGAGCTAGGAGAAAATAATTGGTATCACGCCCCAGAGCAATTTATAGAATTTAAAATAAAAGTAGATGCTGTTGGAGATATAAAAATCTTTAATCCAGATACAAGGTTAACCTATACTGATATATCTGGAAATAAGCAGTCTATTCCTATCGAAAGTCCTACGATTACGATTGCACCCTTCGATGTTGATTCATCGAATAAACTTCAACTTGATTTTCAGTCCTTATCAAATGGATACTTAATTGGAGATACAGCGATAGCCCGTGTAACAGCTATTCGACCTAATGTTAATAATATTAAGTTTAATAGGTTGAACTTTACAGTTAATTCGATTCCAAGTAATTTACAATTAGTTGGGGAAGATGTAACACTGAATTTTGGTACGGTTACTCAAACGGCAAGTTTAGACTATAAATTCATTATTAATGATGACTCAAATATTACATATGAAAATTTGAAACAATATGAAGTAGATGGTTCATATAACTATGAGATTAAACAGGGAGATAGTAGTAAAACAGAGAGTGGAAGTGGTTCAACTATAATCAATGTAAAAAGGGGACAGATTAGAGTAAAAGTTATTGATGAAGCGGAAGCTAATATTTCCCAGTTATCTACAATTTCTATCAAAGGGTCTAACTATCAAGGTATTTATCAAGATGGATATATTATCTTTGATACAATTCCATCAGGAAATTATGAACTATTATTAGAACAATTACCCGAGGGATTACAAATTTCTGAAGAAAATCGTAATGCAAAAGTTATGATTAACTTTGATCGTAATATCGGTGAATATATATTCCAGGTAGAGGGAGTTTATGAGGAGGAACATCCAAGTGTTAGCCCTATTGTGAAGGACTCAATAAGTATATTAGAGATTCAGCCTGCGGATAGTTTCACGTTAACTACAAATTCTGATGGAAGTAAGATTAGAACCGGTAAAGAGGATGGCACGATAAAGGTAAATAATAATGAATATAAAGTTAGTATTACTCATACGTCGATGCCAGAGTTTATTGGTAAGGCAGAAAAGATAGATGGAAAGTACGATATTGTTGTATTAGGACGTTATGTCGATCCTAGTATTACTAACTCTAATGATGAGCTTAATCAATATAGATATCGTGACTACTATTATGATCGTGGCGATAATAATGAGGAAAATGATATTACAGTTCGAAAAGCTAATGAATTAATTGAGTTCATGAATAAGAATCAACTTGTCTATATTGACTCAAATATTATTAATAATACTACAAACTCAAATTCTGATTATATGAAGACCAACCTTTATAAAATATTCTCTACTGATCAAAATAGATCGCAAAAAAATTTAAAGACTAACTTTACAACTTCTAAGGAGTCAGGAGCCAATATCGTTACATTACAGCAAGTTATTAAAGATTATATTTCTCTAGATCCGAAAGAAAAAGGATTTACGATAAGTCTTATCGATCCAGTACCTAATGATATAACAACAGATGATATTAATGCAGTTGATGGAAAAGCAGAAAACCGTAATCGTTATTTAGATTTAACAGTCAGAAATGCTGATAATTCAAAAGAAAATGTAACTTTAAATCTTTACTTAGATTTAAATGGTGATGGGCTATACAGTGAAGATGAAATTGCAGTTAGTAGAGATCACCTAGCTTTACCCCTTGAAAATTATAAGTTAGATTTTTCTATTCATCCTGATTTTATAGGGTTATTAGAGTGGAAGTTGGAGGTTATACGAGAGGATACTAATCAAACAAAAACATATTTAACGGGAAGTAACTTTTTCCATAGGCTAACAGAAGAAAAAAAGAAAATCAATGTACTACAGATTACTGCTCAAGGTATTTATGATGAAGTAGATGGAGAAGGTAATACTGATGAGGATAAAAATTATCAAGTATTAAATCTAAAAAGTAATGATGATTTTACTAATCTGTTATCAGCAGTAGAATTAAAAGACTATGATATTACAATTGATATCATATATTATGAACAATATATTAAGTATTTAAATAGTTCAGATGATGAGCTAGATGAGTCTAAGCTAAAATTTAAGTATTTAAATGGATACTATGATATGGTTATTTGTGGTTTTCAAGACGTGTATGGTAGGAACGCATTTGGTGGCGACAATAATGATAAAGACAAAAGTAAATACTCAGATTCTCTAAAATTCGTAGATTCTCTAATTGAATTTGTCAGAACTGGGCAAGGGTTAATGTTGACACATGATACAATTGAAAAGAATAGTACTCCTATTATGTTTAATACATTTCGTGTTTTTTCAGGACAATCACGTTATCCAACTATTTCAGATGGAGAGATAGTTAATGATTTTAATGGTGATAAAATTAATTATGATCAAAATACTAAAGGTACTAATACTAATGGGCTAACTATTTGGGGATTAATGGGGGATAGTGAAGGTGCTACTAACTCAATGTCGACTGGTGTTTATCAAACGAATAATGCTTTAATTACAAGTTATCCATATGTTTTAACTGATGAAGAGGAAGAAGGACTATTACGAATTCGTCGAACACATGGACAGTATTATCAATTGAATTTAGAAGATGAGGAGGTAATTCCTTGGTATAGTTTCTCACCTAATAACAAAGGAGAAAATGGAGGAAGGCGCCCCCAGTTTAATACATGGATTAACAGTGTAAATCCTTACGATGTAAGAAATAATTATTATACGTATTCAAGAGGAAATATTACTTTTTCAGGGACGGGTGAACAACGAAGGGAGTATATTCATTATCCTAAATCTGAATTAAAACTATTTGTTAATACAATTATTAAAGCTGAACGTGGAGCCAATCATCGCCCGACTGTTGAAGTTCAAAATATAGAAAATGAACAACAAATCTCGTTATCTCAAAATAAAATTGAGTTCAATGTTATTCCACGTGATATTGATTTAGACTTAATGGATGTTACAATTGAGGTAAGTGCTTGTAAAGATAATAAATGCTCAGTAGTAGGAACTCCAATCATTTATAAAAATCAGAAAGATAATGAAAGTTTTCAAGTGACTTTAGATCAAGTTCTTTTATCTCAAGTCTCAACTGATACTAATCAATTAAAGATAAAAGTTTATGCTGTAGATGAGCATGAAGCTAAATCAGAAGAAGTTATTAAAACTTTAGAAATTGTTGATTTAGATTTATTAACCGTTTCATTATCACCTCAAGATGGAAATACTGGTTTTCTTGTAGGAGATACGATAGATTTAGTTGCTAACTTTTCAAAATCAGAAAACTATAATAGTAAGTATACGAGCTTAAATTATAATCTAAGTTTAATTCCAAGCTCTCTCCAATTAATTGGTGAATCTAATAGAAATCTAGGAGAATTAACAAATCAATTTGCTGAAACAATCTATAAACTAGTCATTAAAGAAAATTCAGCTTTTTCACCTTCAAATACTATTTCACTTAAAGTAGAAGGAAAGAGTAGTTATTGTATTAATTCATGTACTACCACTATTACTGGAGATCAATCCTTAACATTAGGGATAAAAAAAGGGCAAATTAGAATTAAACTTATATCAGAACAATTTAGTGAGCAATTGTTACAAACTAAATTAACCGTTCAAGGGAAAGATAACAATAAAGAATGGACAGTGAAACCTAATAGTGCTGGTGAATTTGTTGTTGATAATGTACCTACAGGTAAGTATTCATTGGAAGTTGAGTTACCGGATGGATTGAAAAACCTTGAAGTAATCCAACAAAGTGGAAATGAGAATAAAAATGTTGATTTGAAGAAAGGATTACAGTTTGAGATTAACTATGAAAAGAATATTTATGAAGGTAATTTTATTTTTATTGAACCACAAACAGATATTAATCACGGATTGTATGGTGGATTAGATGAAAGTAATAATCAATTTAAAATCATTCCATCAGAAGTTACACAATCTGGAGAAGATCTTCGTAAAGAGTTTGTAGGGGGCTCAACAGTTAATTTTGCTGGAATATTTACCTATAAATCTTCATTACAGTCTGTTCAGTTATTAGTCGATAAGGCATTTAATATTTCTGAAAATAATGTTAAAGCCTATAAAATTTTAACAACGAATAGTGGAGTAAAACTTGAAGAAATTCAAAATGTGGAGGTTTATTCCGCAAGACAGCAATCTAATGATCTAATTATGTTTAATTTTGTTAATAAAATTCCAATAAACACTCCAGTTTTAATACACTATAGTGTAAAAGTTCCTGATATTAACAACGGTATTTATACGAATACATTAAGAGTTGGAACTAAAGAGAAATCAACAAGTATTAAATCTATTAAACAAATTAATGAAGATAAGACTGAAAACTTACCATACTTATTCTAA
- the ychF gene encoding redox-regulated ATPase YchF yields MALTAGIVGLPNVGKSTLFNAITQAGIEAANYPFATIDPNVGVVEVPDERLNKLTELVKPKKTVPTTFEFTDIAGLVRGASNGEGLGNKFLANIREVDAITQVVRCFEDGNIIHVEGSVDPIRDVEVINLELILADMEQVDRRLGRLAKQAKSGDKAAKAEQAVLEKVKEGFDQELPARALELDEDELQAIKHLQLLTLKPILYVANVGEDDLMAGEDNDYVKALQEYADREGAKVIKVCARIEEEISQLEDEEKAAFLEELGIKESGLDQLIREAYDLLGLATYFTAGVQEVRAWTFIKGMTAPQCAGIIHSDFERGFIRAETVSYDDLLKYGSEQAAREAGRYRLEGKQYIVQDGDVMLFRFNV; encoded by the coding sequence TTGGCATTAACAGCTGGAATCGTTGGTTTACCGAACGTCGGAAAATCGACATTATTCAATGCAATTACTCAAGCTGGAATCGAAGCAGCTAACTATCCATTCGCGACAATCGACCCAAACGTAGGTGTCGTTGAAGTTCCGGATGAGCGTTTAAATAAATTAACAGAATTAGTCAAACCTAAAAAAACTGTTCCAACAACATTTGAATTTACAGATATTGCAGGTCTTGTACGTGGAGCAAGTAACGGAGAAGGATTAGGAAATAAATTCTTAGCTAACATTCGTGAAGTAGACGCGATCACACAAGTCGTGCGTTGTTTTGAAGATGGAAATATCATTCACGTTGAAGGATCAGTGGATCCAATTCGTGACGTTGAAGTCATTAACTTAGAGTTAATCTTAGCTGATATGGAGCAAGTGGATCGTCGTTTAGGACGTTTAGCTAAACAAGCGAAATCAGGAGATAAAGCAGCAAAAGCTGAACAAGCTGTTTTAGAGAAAGTGAAAGAAGGATTCGATCAAGAATTACCGGCTCGTGCGTTAGAGTTAGACGAAGATGAATTACAAGCCATTAAACATTTACAATTATTAACGTTAAAACCGATTTTATATGTGGCTAACGTCGGTGAAGATGATTTAATGGCTGGAGAAGATAACGATTATGTAAAAGCTTTACAAGAGTATGCTGATCGTGAAGGTGCAAAAGTGATTAAAGTTTGTGCACGTATCGAAGAAGAAATTTCTCAATTAGAAGACGAAGAAAAAGCAGCGTTCTTAGAGGAATTAGGAATCAAAGAAAGCGGATTAGATCAATTAATTCGTGAGGCTTATGACTTATTAGGATTAGCGACATACTTTACAGCTGGTGTTCAAGAAGTTCGCGCATGGACATTCATTAAAGGAATGACAGCTCCACAATGTGCTGGAATTATCCATAGTGACTTTGAACGAGGATTTATTCGCGCTGAAACGGTATCTTATGATGATTTATTAAAATACGGTTCAGAACAAGCGGCACGTGAAGCGGGACGCTATCGTTTAGAAGGAAAACAATACATCGTGCAAGATGGAGATGTTATGTTATTCCGTTTTAATGTTTAA
- a CDS encoding type IV pilus twitching motility protein PilT, giving the protein MKINDILTEAIHLKASDIHITVGLPTMIRLRGELTPLNDEVMTPSLVNQLVKEIIPDEHFSKFESELQLDFSHSISGVSRFRVNAYHQRGQCALAIRPIPSQIPTLEELELPLGLKGLVEKPRGLVLVTGPTGSGKSTTLAAMINHVNQNFHKHIITLEDPIEFQHRHQKCMINQREIGSDVYDFNQALRVALRQDPDIILVGEMRDLETIQIALTAAETGHLVIGTLHTSSAASTIERIIDVFPAEKQSQIRMQLAGSLVGVVAQRLFKRQDADGRRAACEIMINTPAIANLIRQEKVYQIPSVIQTSRDVGMQTMEMAINELLMYGVINVSDAKGYLD; this is encoded by the coding sequence ATGAAAATTAATGATATTCTAACCGAAGCGATTCATTTAAAAGCTTCAGATATTCATATTACAGTAGGTTTACCTACGATGATTCGTTTGCGAGGAGAGCTAACGCCTTTAAATGATGAGGTGATGACACCTAGTTTAGTTAATCAATTAGTTAAAGAAATTATTCCCGATGAACATTTTAGTAAGTTCGAATCGGAGTTGCAGTTAGATTTTTCGCATAGTATTTCAGGCGTTTCTCGTTTTCGTGTGAATGCTTATCATCAACGAGGGCAATGTGCTTTAGCAATCCGACCTATTCCAAGTCAAATTCCAACCTTAGAAGAACTAGAATTACCGCTAGGACTCAAGGGATTGGTTGAAAAACCTAGAGGGTTAGTACTAGTAACAGGTCCAACAGGTTCCGGGAAATCTACGACATTAGCTGCTATGATTAATCATGTGAATCAAAATTTTCATAAGCACATTATTACACTCGAAGATCCGATTGAGTTTCAACATCGTCATCAAAAGTGTATGATTAATCAGCGGGAAATTGGTTCGGATGTTTATGATTTTAACCAAGCTTTACGAGTCGCTCTTCGTCAAGATCCAGACATTATTTTAGTTGGAGAAATGCGAGATTTAGAAACCATTCAAATTGCTTTAACAGCAGCGGAAACAGGACATCTTGTGATTGGAACGTTACATACGTCATCGGCCGCTTCAACGATTGAACGTATTATTGATGTTTTTCCAGCTGAAAAACAAAGCCAAATTCGGATGCAGTTAGCTGGAAGTTTAGTGGGAGTCGTGGCGCAACGTTTATTTAAACGTCAAGATGCAGATGGACGACGCGCTGCTTGCGAGATTATGATTAATACGCCAGCTATTGCTAATTTAATTCGTCAAGAAAAAGTTTATCAAATTCCAAGCGTCATTCAAACGAGTCGTGATGTTGGGATGCAAACGATGGAGATGGCCATTAATGAATTATTAATGTATGGGGTAATTAATGTTTCAGATGCAAAAGGTTATTTAGATTAA
- a CDS encoding NUDIX domain-containing protein, with amino-acid sequence MTQINFSVKGLIIKNHEFLALHKVSAHCEYFDLPGGKMKVNESAEEALCREVLEETSLVIKPVRLLHHWDFINDDYLIMGVIYLCEVIKGDITLSSEHDYYKWLPLSEESVPLLTPSLAQPIADLNLHAI; translated from the coding sequence ATGACACAAATTAATTTTTCAGTTAAAGGTTTAATCATTAAAAATCATGAATTTTTGGCTCTTCATAAAGTGAGTGCTCACTGTGAATATTTTGATCTTCCTGGAGGAAAAATGAAAGTTAACGAAAGTGCCGAAGAAGCATTATGTCGTGAAGTATTAGAAGAAACCTCTCTTGTCATTAAACCCGTCCGACTTTTACATCATTGGGACTTTATTAACGATGATTACTTAATTATGGGGGTCATCTACTTATGTGAAGTGATAAAAGGTGACATTACGTTATCTTCTGAACATGATTACTATAAGTGGTTACCTTTAAGTGAAGAGTCTGTTCCTTTACTGACGCCTTCACTTGCACAACCCATTGCTGATTTAAATCTTCATGCGATATAA
- a CDS encoding glycosyltransferase yields METEKIKNKRYWLIFYVLFSSIYFVWRIFFTLPIGYGWFAFSCGLLLLVIEIFGMGEFFIHFLNVTKLVVPVKPEIKDERLYPDVDIFIATYNESEELLYKTIIGCKNMRYPDLNKVHIYLLDDGRRPTIKQLAKRLGVGYLTRDNNEHAKAGNLNHALSQTSSPYIVTLDADMIPMKNFLMESLPFFIENEIGRQKLREQGIKEKELPKPLGFIQLPQVFYNADIFQYYLYSEDRIPNEQDYFYKDIQLGKNSSNSVIYGGSNTVLSRKALEDIGGFVTGIITEDIATGMQIQRAGYLSYAIDSIQASGLAAHDLEGILKQRNRWARGCIQTFRRYCPLFVSGLSFKQRLNYTNAIFYWYNSLKRFCYLLAPILFAVFNVLVVKATLIQVLIFWLPMYVITLMTLRRFSRNVRTMKWTNVYETILMPSLLPAILLESIGISMKKFEVTRKDKTMVHKNSDVLKLAVPHLILMVLTVIGMMRCIYYLFTPDWSSYVVVLLWLSMNSYCLLMAIFFILGRPMQRLSDRFKMEATVTIHVDDEIYMFDVYDVSEHGVCLLSTFPYYISEEKAHQLTLKRDEYTVNFEAELLRVDSSHDYRYVFKIKRMTEKNYQEFIKLLYDRVPHLPDRILDSSIINDIKLNIFERQKTSKEFLRKRPRVALSKTFVTKTGEQVKAINFNYQYFLFDLDEELPEVEIPLFTHPQITLKCEAIQTITREDGTYYLYEIKNAKDIPSVIWHQEVSYWLKS; encoded by the coding sequence ATGGAGACAGAGAAGATAAAGAATAAGCGATATTGGCTTATTTTTTATGTATTATTTTCAAGTATTTATTTTGTTTGGCGCATCTTTTTCACCCTTCCTATTGGCTACGGATGGTTTGCGTTTAGTTGTGGACTATTGCTATTAGTGATTGAGATTTTTGGAATGGGAGAGTTTTTTATTCACTTTTTAAACGTCACAAAACTCGTCGTTCCAGTGAAACCCGAGATAAAAGATGAGCGTTTATACCCAGATGTGGATATTTTCATTGCGACCTATAATGAGTCGGAAGAACTGCTTTATAAGACGATCATAGGGTGTAAAAATATGCGTTATCCTGATTTGAATAAAGTCCACATTTATTTATTAGATGATGGGCGTCGACCGACGATTAAGCAATTAGCTAAGAGACTCGGGGTTGGCTATTTAACGCGTGATAATAATGAACATGCCAAAGCAGGAAATTTAAATCATGCCCTGAGTCAAACGTCATCACCGTATATTGTGACACTGGATGCAGACATGATTCCGATGAAAAACTTTTTAATGGAGAGTTTGCCATTTTTCATTGAAAATGAAATAGGGCGTCAAAAGCTTCGTGAACAAGGGATTAAGGAAAAAGAGTTACCAAAACCTTTAGGATTTATTCAACTTCCACAGGTATTTTATAATGCGGATATTTTTCAGTATTATTTATACTCAGAAGATCGAATTCCAAATGAGCAGGATTATTTTTATAAAGATATCCAGCTCGGGAAAAATTCAAGTAACTCGGTGATTTATGGGGGATCAAATACGGTTTTATCTCGAAAAGCACTTGAAGACATTGGGGGATTTGTAACCGGAATTATTACAGAAGATATTGCGACAGGGATGCAAATTCAACGAGCAGGATATCTTTCGTACGCCATTGACTCGATTCAAGCGTCCGGACTTGCAGCTCACGATTTAGAAGGAATTTTAAAACAACGCAATCGTTGGGCACGAGGATGTATTCAAACGTTTCGTCGTTATTGTCCGTTATTTGTGAGTGGGTTGAGTTTTAAACAACGCCTGAATTATACAAACGCTATTTTTTATTGGTATAACAGTTTAAAACGATTCTGTTACTTGCTAGCCCCTATTTTATTTGCTGTTTTTAATGTGTTAGTCGTCAAAGCAACCTTGATCCAAGTACTTATCTTTTGGCTACCGATGTATGTCATTACCCTTATGACACTGCGCCGTTTTTCAAGAAATGTTCGCACGATGAAGTGGACGAATGTGTATGAAACGATTTTAATGCCATCACTGCTGCCTGCTATTTTACTTGAAAGCATCGGAATTAGTATGAAAAAATTTGAAGTGACACGTAAAGATAAAACGATGGTTCATAAAAATTCTGATGTCTTAAAGTTAGCCGTTCCTCATTTGATTTTAATGGTCTTAACGGTAATCGGAATGATGCGCTGTATTTATTATCTATTCACACCCGATTGGAGTAGCTATGTCGTTGTGCTTCTTTGGTTAAGTATGAATAGCTACTGCTTATTGATGGCGATTTTCTTTATTTTAGGACGTCCGATGCAACGATTAAGTGATCGATTTAAAATGGAAGCAACTGTAACAATCCATGTTGATGATGAAATTTATATGTTTGATGTGTATGATGTGTCAGAACATGGGGTTTGTCTACTTTCAACGTTTCCCTATTATATATCCGAGGAAAAAGCGCATCAGCTGACCTTAAAGCGAGATGAATACACCGTAAATTTTGAAGCAGAATTACTTCGTGTGGATTCATCACATGATTATCGATATGTCTTTAAAATAAAACGAATGACAGAAAAAAATTATCAAGAATTTATTAAACTGTTATATGACCGTGTCCCACACTTACCGGATCGCATTTTAGATTCAAGTATTATTAATGACATCAAGCTCAACATTTTTGAACGTCAAAAAACATCGAAGGAGTTTTTAAGAAAGCGACCACGTGTTGCTTTATCAAAAACATTTGTCACAAAGACAGGTGAACAAGTGAAAGCGATTAATTTTAACTATCAATACTTCTTATTTGATTTAGATGAAGAATTACCAGAAGTAGAGATTCCTTTATTCACTCATCCACAGATCACGCTTAAATGTGAGGCGATTCAGACAATCACGCGTGAAGATGGAACGTACTATTTATATGAAATAAAAAATGCTAAAGACATTCCTTCAGTCATTTGGCATCAAGAAGTGTCTTACTGGTTAAAATCATAA
- a CDS encoding A24 family peptidase, producing MSLIYLLVFFIGACLGSFYHVVGYRMPIGENWVSDRSRCPGCSHELRFYELIPIFSYLFQKGKCRNCQMKIKPIYLLSEIFSGLLFVFPVWFYGLDGFHSGAIYIAWAFLSMLIIITVSDLYYQLILDKVLLFFGAVLIILYVIYPDYHLTDGLIGAGVGFLTLYGVGLLGQFLFKKEALGGGDIKLYAVVGFVLGISNTFLSIFLAAILALIYLLFFVKDKTKPIGFGPFIAIASYICFFYGTSFLNWYFHLFI from the coding sequence ATGAGTTTGATTTATTTGTTAGTTTTTTTTATTGGAGCTTGTTTGGGATCCTTTTATCACGTCGTAGGGTATCGGATGCCGATTGGTGAGAACTGGGTGAGTGATCGTTCCCGCTGCCCAGGTTGTTCGCATGAGCTTCGTTTTTATGAGTTGATCCCGATTTTTTCTTATCTTTTTCAAAAAGGAAAATGTCGAAACTGTCAGATGAAAATTAAACCGATTTATTTATTATCTGAAATTTTTTCAGGTCTTTTATTTGTGTTTCCTGTTTGGTTTTATGGACTTGATGGGTTTCACTCAGGAGCCATTTATATTGCTTGGGCCTTCTTATCGATGTTAATCATTATTACGGTATCTGATCTTTACTATCAGTTGATTTTAGATAAAGTGCTACTATTTTTTGGAGCCGTACTCATCATTCTTTATGTCATTTATCCTGATTATCACTTAACTGATGGGTTAATAGGAGCGGGCGTTGGTTTTTTAACGTTATATGGTGTTGGTTTACTCGGACAATTTTTATTTAAGAAAGAGGCACTTGGTGGTGGAGACATTAAGTTATACGCAGTAGTCGGATTCGTGCTAGGAATTTCTAATACTTTTTTATCGATCTTTTTAGCAGCGATATTAGCTTTGATCTATCTATTATTTTTTGTCAAAGATAAAACAAAACCGATTGGATTTGGTCCTTTTATTGCGATCGCATCTTACATCTGCTTTTTTTATGGAACAAGTTTTTTAAATTGGTATTTTCATTTATTTATCTAA